A single region of the Marinobacter salinisoli genome encodes:
- a CDS encoding DUF2237 family protein — MQMSESVNVLGEPLETCGNDPVTGFYRDGCCNTGPDDLGFHTVCTVVTEDFLEFSQGRGNDLSTPRPEYGFPGLKPGDSWCLCAARWQEAFEAGVAPRVRLRATHQATLEMCELADLKRHAVDLS; from the coding sequence ATGCAGATGTCCGAATCCGTGAACGTACTGGGAGAGCCACTGGAAACTTGCGGCAACGACCCCGTGACCGGTTTTTACCGGGATGGCTGCTGTAACACCGGCCCGGATGATCTCGGCTTTCATACCGTGTGTACCGTGGTAACTGAAGACTTCCTTGAGTTTTCCCAAGGCCGTGGCAATGACCTGAGCACGCCCCGGCCGGAATACGGGTTTCCGGGGTTGAAGCCGGGTGATAGCTGGTGCCTGTGCGCGGCCCGGTGGCAGGAAGCGTTCGAGGCCGGGGTGGCACCCCGGGTAAGGTTGCGGGCCACCCATCAGGCGACGCTGGAAATGTGTGAACTGGCCGACCTGAAACGACACGCGGTGGATCTGAGTTAA
- a CDS encoding histone deacetylase family protein has protein sequence MKAFFHPAQDQHIPKTYFTRGQMRQPQEVPDRTGHMLEGLREMGIPVLHPSDQGAGPISKVHDLGYLRFLESAHRRWKEMDDWGDEVISNIFVRSPNHLTGILAEAARYQADGSCPIGENTWKAAYWSAQTALGAADALISGERHTYAVCRPPGHHARRDAAGGFCYLNNCAIAAEHLKRRFPRIAILDTDMHHGQGIQEIFYDRSDVLYVSIHGDPTNFYPVVTGFENERGEGDGFGYNINLPMPHGASEDDFFAKLEESLAAIRLFQPDALILALGFDVYKNDPQAKVSVSSEGFRRLSTQIDHLGLPTLVVQEGGYDLDALNENVQQFFRGMLA, from the coding sequence ATGAAAGCGTTTTTTCATCCTGCACAGGATCAGCACATTCCCAAGACCTACTTCACCCGTGGGCAGATGCGACAGCCGCAGGAGGTACCGGATCGCACCGGACACATGCTGGAAGGCTTGAGGGAAATGGGGATTCCGGTGCTGCATCCGTCCGACCAGGGTGCGGGCCCGATTTCCAAGGTGCATGACCTTGGTTACCTGCGATTTCTCGAGTCGGCCCATCGGCGCTGGAAGGAGATGGACGACTGGGGCGACGAGGTGATTTCCAATATTTTCGTGCGCTCTCCCAACCACCTGACCGGCATTCTGGCCGAGGCGGCCCGCTACCAGGCCGACGGCAGCTGCCCGATTGGCGAGAACACCTGGAAGGCGGCCTACTGGTCTGCCCAAACTGCCCTGGGCGCGGCCGATGCCCTGATTTCCGGCGAGCGTCACACCTACGCCGTCTGCCGCCCACCCGGGCACCACGCACGGCGGGATGCCGCCGGCGGTTTTTGCTACCTGAACAATTGCGCGATCGCCGCCGAGCACTTGAAACGCCGGTTCCCGCGCATTGCCATTCTCGATACCGACATGCACCACGGCCAGGGTATTCAGGAAATCTTCTACGACCGCAGCGATGTGCTGTACGTGTCCATCCACGGCGACCCCACCAACTTCTATCCGGTGGTGACCGGTTTTGAAAACGAACGCGGAGAAGGCGACGGCTTCGGCTACAACATCAACCTGCCCATGCCTCATGGCGCGTCCGAAGACGATTTCTTCGCCAAACTGGAGGAGTCACTGGCGGCGATCCGGCTGTTCCAGCCCGATGCCCTGATTCTGGCGCTGGGTTTCGATGTCTACAAGAACGACCCACAGGCCAAGGTGTCAGTGTCGTCGGAAGGGTTCCGGCGCCTGAGCACGCAGATCGACCACCTGGGGCTGCCCACGCTGGTGGTTCAGGAAGGCGGGTATGACCTGGACGCCCTCAACGAGAACGTCCAGCAGTTCTTCCGGGGTATGCTCGCCTGA
- a CDS encoding ankyrin repeat domain-containing protein translates to MAKGSGFPLHLLYAFVLSSPLFTGCASNQPPTNLTREIAAESATPMIRAAADGHLAHVQALAESGASLNTLTESGSPLMAAVEAGQDRVALYLLSEGAAPDLASADGETPLMVAAEQGSRRLVRLLLSAGADVNARSATGATPVIRAAEAGNLSVVKLLLAAGANVNVSQGGESLLMKIVGSGDMLTAEMLLAAGADVNYEAEGGHTALDVARAHNNRDLEMLLIQAGAAL, encoded by the coding sequence ATGGCCAAGGGATCCGGCTTCCCCCTGCACCTGTTGTACGCTTTCGTCCTATCTTCACCCCTGTTCACCGGCTGTGCTTCCAATCAACCGCCAACCAATCTGACCCGGGAAATCGCGGCTGAATCGGCAACGCCGATGATTCGGGCGGCAGCCGATGGGCATTTGGCGCACGTGCAGGCGTTGGCGGAGTCTGGCGCGTCGCTCAATACCCTCACCGAGTCCGGCTCACCACTGATGGCCGCCGTTGAAGCCGGTCAGGATCGGGTCGCGCTGTATCTGTTGTCCGAGGGTGCTGCGCCGGACCTGGCGTCAGCCGATGGTGAAACGCCGCTGATGGTAGCCGCAGAGCAGGGTAGTCGGCGCCTGGTACGGTTATTGTTGTCGGCCGGGGCGGATGTGAATGCCCGGTCGGCCACGGGTGCCACACCGGTGATCCGGGCTGCGGAAGCCGGCAATCTCTCCGTGGTAAAGCTGCTGTTGGCGGCGGGTGCCAATGTCAACGTCAGCCAGGGTGGCGAATCTCTGTTGATGAAGATTGTCGGCAGTGGCGACATGCTGACTGCCGAGATGCTGCTGGCCGCCGGCGCTGACGTCAACTACGAGGCCGAAGGTGGCCACACCGCACTGGATGTGGCCCGGGCCCATAACAACCGTGATCTGGAAATGTTACTGATTCAGGCCGGTGCCGCGCTCTGA
- a CDS encoding NAD-dependent succinate-semialdehyde dehydrogenase — protein MIESPLLEKLTGYIGGQWTDSASGQTFDVYNPATGEVIAQVASLSEADVKAAVESGKSALRLTEPYSIETRKKWLEDIRDALKANKEEVGRILCLEHGKPLQEAQGEVDYAAGFFDYCAKHVQALEPHELPEEARGCSWTVHYRPIGVAGLITPWNFPIGMIAKKLSAALAAGCPSVIKPASETPLTMIALFTLLDKHVDLPDGMVNLVMGKASVIGKVLCESPDVPMLSFTGSTEVGRKLILDTADQVKKLALELGGNAPFIVFDDADLDAAADNLMANKFRGGGQTCVCANRIFVHESVAEAFGEKLAERVAKMTVGNGINGDVDIGPLINKAGFDKVKRHLEDALENGADLVAGKSPQELGEGLFFPPTVVTGVTRDMCCYREETFGPLVPMALFKTEEEVIEAGNDTEFGLASYVFTNDAARAQRVAAGLRFGHCGWNTGTGPTPEAPFGGMKASGIGREGGLEGLFEFVEPQTIPRGF, from the coding sequence ATGATCGAGTCACCACTGCTGGAAAAGCTGACCGGCTATATCGGTGGTCAATGGACTGACAGCGCATCGGGGCAGACCTTCGATGTCTACAATCCGGCGACCGGAGAGGTCATTGCTCAGGTAGCCTCGCTGTCGGAAGCCGATGTGAAGGCTGCGGTGGAGTCCGGCAAGTCGGCTCTGCGGCTGACCGAGCCCTACAGCATTGAAACCCGGAAAAAGTGGCTGGAAGACATCCGCGATGCCCTGAAGGCCAACAAAGAAGAGGTGGGCCGGATTCTGTGCCTGGAACATGGCAAGCCCCTGCAAGAAGCCCAGGGCGAAGTGGATTATGCGGCGGGCTTTTTCGATTACTGCGCCAAACACGTCCAGGCGCTGGAGCCCCATGAACTGCCTGAAGAGGCGCGGGGCTGTTCCTGGACCGTACACTACCGGCCGATCGGCGTGGCCGGCCTGATTACGCCGTGGAATTTCCCGATCGGCATGATTGCCAAAAAACTCTCGGCCGCACTGGCCGCGGGTTGTCCGTCGGTGATCAAACCCGCCAGTGAAACCCCGCTCACCATGATCGCGCTGTTCACCCTGCTGGATAAGCATGTGGACCTGCCCGATGGCATGGTCAACCTGGTCATGGGCAAGGCCAGCGTGATTGGCAAGGTGCTGTGCGAGAGCCCGGACGTGCCGATGCTGAGTTTTACCGGCTCCACCGAAGTGGGGCGCAAGCTGATTCTGGATACGGCGGATCAGGTCAAGAAGCTGGCTCTGGAACTGGGGGGCAACGCGCCGTTCATTGTCTTTGACGATGCCGATCTGGATGCCGCCGCGGACAACCTGATGGCGAATAAATTCCGGGGCGGCGGGCAAACCTGTGTGTGCGCCAACCGGATCTTTGTCCACGAATCCGTGGCGGAAGCGTTCGGCGAAAAGCTGGCCGAGCGGGTGGCGAAGATGACCGTGGGCAACGGTATCAACGGGGATGTGGATATCGGCCCGCTGATCAACAAGGCCGGGTTTGATAAGGTCAAGCGCCATCTCGAGGACGCGCTGGAAAACGGCGCCGATCTGGTGGCGGGCAAGTCGCCCCAGGAGCTGGGTGAGGGCCTGTTCTTCCCACCCACGGTGGTCACCGGCGTGACCCGCGACATGTGCTGCTACCGGGAAGAGACGTTCGGCCCACTGGTGCCCATGGCGCTGTTCAAGACCGAAGAAGAGGTTATCGAGGCGGGCAACGATACGGAATTCGGGCTGGCGTCCTACGTGTTCACCAACGATGCAGCCCGCGCCCAGCGCGTCGCTGCCGGCCTGCGGTTTGGTCACTGTGGCTGGAACACCGGGACCGGGCCAACACCGGAAGCGCCGTTCGGTGGCATGAAAGCTTCGGGTATTGGCCGCGAAGGCGGCTTGGAAGGTCTGTTCGAGTTCGTCGAGCCGCAGACCATCCCGCGCGGATTCTGA
- the thiI gene encoding tRNA uracil 4-sulfurtransferase ThiI — protein sequence MKLLIRPASEVAIKSKPVRRQQMRQLRQNIRKLLTRINPDIVVEGSWDRVDVALPEQQGLLGTVLDTLLRIPGISTIQEIAAFPFVDMDDVGAKAVEAFADRLEGKTFAVRARRHGEHAFRSIDLERSVGAALFAGASPAGVDLKNPEEEVRIEVGDDEFHIALRKHRGLGGYPLGSVETVMTLISGGYDSSVAAYLMMRRGLRNHYLFFNLGGTAHEVGVRQVAHYLWERYGATHSVKFISVPFEGVVAEIMRSVNHRHWGVVLKRQMLKAAAQIAKEYNVAGLVTGDAVAQVSSQTLTNLNVVDRASDEVVLRPLVAMDKESIIDIARDIGTESFARNMPEYCGVISQKPVTRARLYRVEADEAEMDPSVLQQAIETREETALSRLLDSVRTPEEVELVQTPGLDDVIIDVRHPNEGDQSPLMLTNNRVMQIPFYELNEQVANLPDDQQYLLYCDRGTMSRMHAGHLKADGYDNIKVYAPAS from the coding sequence ATGAAACTTCTTATTCGTCCCGCGTCGGAAGTCGCGATCAAAAGCAAACCCGTTCGTCGACAGCAGATGCGCCAACTGCGTCAGAATATCCGTAAGCTCCTGACCCGGATCAATCCAGACATTGTCGTGGAGGGCAGTTGGGACAGAGTGGATGTCGCGCTCCCCGAACAGCAGGGCCTGCTCGGTACCGTACTGGATACCTTGCTGCGTATTCCCGGCATCTCGACCATCCAGGAAATTGCCGCCTTTCCGTTCGTGGACATGGACGACGTGGGGGCGAAAGCTGTCGAGGCGTTTGCCGACCGGCTCGAAGGCAAGACTTTCGCGGTGCGGGCCCGACGCCACGGCGAGCATGCCTTCCGCTCCATCGATCTGGAGCGCAGTGTCGGTGCGGCCCTGTTCGCGGGGGCCAGTCCGGCCGGTGTGGACCTGAAAAATCCGGAGGAAGAGGTCCGGATTGAAGTGGGGGACGACGAATTTCATATCGCGCTGCGCAAACATCGGGGGCTGGGTGGCTACCCGCTGGGCAGCGTGGAAACCGTCATGACGCTGATCTCCGGAGGCTATGATTCGTCCGTGGCCGCTTACCTGATGATGCGGCGCGGTCTGCGCAACCACTATCTGTTCTTCAACCTGGGCGGCACTGCCCATGAGGTTGGCGTTCGCCAGGTCGCCCATTACCTGTGGGAACGCTACGGCGCCACCCACAGCGTCAAATTCATTTCCGTGCCCTTCGAGGGCGTGGTCGCGGAAATCATGCGCTCGGTGAATCATCGTCACTGGGGCGTGGTGCTCAAGCGTCAAATGCTCAAAGCGGCGGCGCAGATTGCCAAGGAATATAACGTGGCCGGCCTGGTCACCGGCGATGCCGTTGCCCAGGTGTCCAGCCAGACGCTGACCAACCTGAACGTGGTCGACCGCGCCAGTGACGAAGTGGTCTTGCGCCCCCTGGTGGCGATGGATAAGGAAAGCATCATCGACATTGCGCGGGATATCGGTACCGAATCCTTCGCCCGTAACATGCCGGAGTACTGTGGGGTGATCTCCCAGAAGCCGGTTACCCGGGCCAGGTTGTACCGGGTCGAGGCGGACGAGGCGGAGATGGATCCGTCGGTGCTGCAGCAGGCCATCGAGACCCGCGAGGAAACGGCCCTGAGCCGCTTGCTGGATTCGGTCCGCACACCGGAAGAGGTGGAGCTGGTCCAGACTCCCGGGCTGGATGATGTGATCATTGATGTCCGCCACCCGAACGAGGGCGATCAGTCACCCCTGATGCTGACCAACAACCGGGTCATGCAGATTCCGTTCTACGAGCTGAACGAACAGGTGGCGAATCTGCCCGACGACCAGCAGTACCTGCTGTACTGCGATCGCGGCACCATGAGCCGTATGCACGCCGGCCACCTCAAGGCCGACGGCTACGACAACATCAAGGTGTATGCTCCGGCGTCCTGA
- a CDS encoding tRNA(Met) cytidine acetyltransferase TmcA, with protein sequence MPHGDQETPALERWSSFQDRLSRRGERRLVLVEGNRAEALAWLADALPLLPRQPGVWIGQAQHCPADYLTALEPARAQEWLGRELSVVAWDGWQGNPPDAIAALSGTLRAGGLFFWLMPPLAQWPDFNDPDYARTGLESGSGHPFAARMARILADDPAVLRVDAGRASEFRLPELAEPESPFAVQTTEDQQALVKRLIECGLGRRRKPLVVTADRGRGKSAALGMAAARLVLQGRQRVLVCAPNPGNVATLLHHARETLADELLEASDHGLTTHAGAQIRFLPTRQLLAEKPEAEVVMVDEAAAIPAPLLKQVLLGWPRVVFSSTVHGYEGSGRGFAIRFRQVLDRETPRWQSVTLKAPVRWSAQDPLEPLIARLFLLAADTGPAQSAADSASAVVIERWSPGSVEETELAVAFGLLVNAHYRTTPADLRQWMDAPDTVSWRASQAGKTVGVLWATVEGGLSADLAEQVTLGKRRPRGHLLAQSLASHSGFPEAASQKCLRVVRIAVSEQVRRQGVGQRLVQAAAQHVGVAGLDSLGTSFGGSADLLTFWQSCGMRLVRVGLTQEASSGEYPVQMLRASSAAGQSLQARLRQRLAEHWLTLVPLAWQQLEPELLAALTGDLPATPQCSADDTRDLSSFAHGHRGFVLTLPVLRKLSLEPGVMALLAGPPDLSLWVAAVLRQRPWAELQRDRLCTGQRDGENRLRALVRLVLEQRPEL encoded by the coding sequence ATGCCGCACGGCGATCAAGAAACACCGGCACTCGAGCGCTGGTCGTCGTTTCAGGATCGCCTGAGCCGGCGGGGCGAGCGGCGCCTGGTGTTGGTCGAGGGCAATCGCGCCGAGGCGCTGGCCTGGCTGGCTGACGCCCTGCCATTGTTGCCCCGGCAGCCCGGTGTGTGGATTGGCCAGGCGCAACACTGCCCGGCCGATTACCTGACCGCACTGGAGCCGGCCCGCGCGCAGGAATGGCTGGGGCGCGAGCTGTCAGTTGTGGCCTGGGACGGCTGGCAGGGCAACCCGCCGGATGCGATCGCCGCGTTGTCCGGTACCTTGCGTGCCGGTGGCCTGTTCTTCTGGTTGATGCCGCCGCTGGCCCAATGGCCCGATTTTAACGATCCGGATTACGCCCGCACCGGCCTGGAATCAGGCTCCGGGCATCCATTCGCGGCGCGCATGGCGCGGATTCTGGCCGATGACCCAGCGGTTTTGCGTGTCGATGCCGGCCGCGCCAGCGAGTTCCGGTTGCCGGAGCTCGCTGAGCCGGAATCACCCTTTGCGGTGCAAACCACCGAGGATCAGCAGGCGCTGGTGAAGCGTTTGATTGAATGTGGTCTGGGGCGCCGGCGCAAGCCTCTGGTGGTGACCGCAGACCGAGGCCGGGGCAAGTCGGCGGCATTGGGCATGGCGGCGGCCCGACTGGTGCTGCAGGGTCGGCAACGTGTGCTTGTCTGCGCGCCGAATCCGGGCAATGTTGCAACCCTGCTGCACCATGCCCGCGAGACCCTGGCGGATGAATTGCTCGAGGCATCAGACCACGGGCTGACCACGCACGCCGGCGCGCAGATCCGGTTCCTGCCGACACGACAATTGCTCGCCGAAAAACCTGAGGCCGAGGTGGTCATGGTGGATGAAGCCGCCGCCATACCGGCCCCTTTGCTGAAACAGGTGCTGCTCGGCTGGCCCAGAGTGGTGTTTTCCTCCACGGTGCATGGCTACGAAGGCTCGGGCCGGGGCTTCGCGATCCGGTTCCGGCAGGTACTGGACCGGGAAACCCCGCGCTGGCAATCCGTTACCTTGAAAGCCCCGGTCAGGTGGTCAGCGCAGGACCCCCTGGAGCCGCTGATTGCCAGGCTGTTTCTGCTGGCGGCCGATACCGGGCCAGCACAGAGCGCGGCTGACAGCGCGTCTGCTGTCGTCATCGAACGCTGGTCGCCCGGTAGCGTCGAGGAAACCGAACTGGCCGTGGCCTTCGGTCTGCTGGTCAACGCCCATTACCGCACCACACCCGCCGACTTGCGTCAGTGGATGGATGCCCCGGACACCGTGAGCTGGCGGGCGAGCCAGGCTGGCAAGACGGTGGGCGTCCTGTGGGCAACCGTTGAAGGTGGCCTGTCCGCTGATCTTGCGGAGCAGGTGACGCTCGGCAAGCGGCGTCCCCGAGGGCACCTGCTGGCGCAGTCGCTGGCCAGTCACAGTGGCTTTCCCGAAGCTGCCAGCCAGAAGTGTCTGCGGGTGGTTCGCATTGCGGTGTCGGAGCAGGTCCGGCGCCAGGGGGTGGGGCAGCGCCTGGTGCAGGCGGCCGCACAGCATGTCGGCGTGGCGGGGCTCGATTCTCTTGGCACCAGTTTCGGTGGCAGTGCCGATTTGCTGACCTTCTGGCAGTCCTGTGGCATGCGGCTGGTGCGCGTGGGGCTGACCCAGGAAGCCAGCAGCGGTGAATACCCGGTGCAGATGCTGCGGGCCAGCTCGGCGGCTGGCCAGTCGCTGCAGGCGCGACTGCGCCAGAGGCTGGCCGAGCACTGGTTAACCCTGGTGCCGCTGGCCTGGCAACAGCTCGAACCGGAACTGCTGGCCGCCCTGACCGGCGATTTGCCGGCAACTCCGCAGTGTTCGGCCGACGATACTCGCGATCTGTCCAGCTTTGCCCACGGCCATCGAGGCTTTGTGCTGACCCTGCCGGTGCTGCGCAAACTCAGTCTGGAGCCCGGCGTGATGGCGTTGCTGGCTGGGCCGCCGGACCTGTCGCTCTGGGTGGCGGCGGTGTTGCGCCAGCGCCCGTGGGCGGAGTTACAACGGGATCGGTTGTGCACCGGCCAGCGCGATGGCGAAAACCGGTTGCGGGCTCTGGTCCGGCTGGTATTGGAGCAGCGCCCGGAGTTGTGA
- a CDS encoding enoyl-CoA hydratase/isomerase family protein, whose amino-acid sequence MSVDVQEIECMEGRLGLISLNAPETLNALDEDTLTEFQGTLDRWADDDGICLVVLQGRGDRGFCAGGHLRDLHDSLTHAAGDQAIRQFALEYRLVYSLHRFPKPVVGMAHGITMGAGLGLLSACRYRLAMPDVTLAMPEISVGLFPDVGASWFLNRLPGRIGLFMGLTGARLNITDAIRIGLIDIAMQPDDREPLLGQLQDQRWTGEAAADDNRLFRMLNQMPATDYRSLPRSHLEQHEKDIARLSAGDELPAVVDQLLSAEIDSPWWSDCMRSLREGCPVSAWLVWTQLQKAQQMSLKDILRMELGMAAECARRGDLAEGIRARLIDRQGAPAWSYSTVAEVPADVIDAHFQRALVNGQDPMPLD is encoded by the coding sequence ATGTCGGTAGATGTACAGGAAATCGAATGCATGGAAGGCCGTCTTGGTCTGATTTCGCTGAACGCACCCGAGACCCTGAATGCGCTCGACGAGGACACACTCACGGAATTCCAGGGCACACTGGACCGGTGGGCCGACGACGACGGTATCTGCCTCGTGGTTTTGCAGGGCCGGGGCGACCGGGGCTTCTGCGCCGGGGGCCACCTGCGGGATCTGCACGATTCTCTTACCCACGCCGCTGGCGATCAGGCCATTCGACAGTTCGCCCTGGAATACCGACTGGTTTACAGCCTGCACCGTTTCCCCAAGCCAGTCGTGGGCATGGCCCACGGCATCACCATGGGCGCCGGACTGGGACTGTTGTCGGCCTGCCGTTACCGCCTGGCGATGCCGGATGTCACGCTCGCCATGCCGGAAATATCCGTGGGCCTGTTCCCGGATGTCGGCGCCAGCTGGTTTCTGAATCGTCTGCCCGGCCGGATCGGTCTGTTCATGGGCCTGACCGGTGCCCGTCTGAATATTACCGATGCCATTCGCATCGGACTGATTGACATCGCCATGCAGCCGGACGACCGGGAGCCCCTGCTGGGCCAGTTGCAGGACCAGCGCTGGACCGGTGAAGCGGCCGCGGACGACAACCGCCTGTTCCGGATGCTGAACCAGATGCCCGCGACGGATTACCGGTCGCTGCCCAGGAGTCACCTGGAGCAGCACGAGAAAGACATCGCCCGCCTGAGCGCCGGCGATGAATTGCCCGCCGTGGTGGATCAGCTGCTGTCGGCAGAGATCGACAGCCCGTGGTGGAGCGACTGCATGCGCAGCCTCCGGGAAGGCTGCCCGGTGTCGGCCTGGCTGGTCTGGACACAGCTGCAAAAGGCGCAGCAGATGTCGCTGAAAGATATCTTGCGAATGGAGTTGGGCATGGCCGCCGAGTGCGCCCGCCGAGGTGACCTGGCCGAGGGAATTCGCGCCCGGCTGATTGATCGTCAGGGCGCGCCGGCGTGGTCCTACAGCACAGTGGCCGAGGTGCCCGCCGACGTGATCGACGCCCACTTCCAGCGGGCGCTGGTCAACGGGCAGGATCCGATGCCGCTGGACTGA
- the ppnN gene encoding nucleotide 5'-monophosphate nucleosidase PpnN: MREPTINALVSPEGSLEILSSHEVNRLKDRSEGGLYRLFRQCALAVLNTGVETDDCKALMESHADFDVRLVPQPRGLKLELINAPAHAFVDGEMLRAIREHLFSVLRDIVYLHSMPDTASGFRRDNPDDITNVVFHILRNARVLEPGRQPDLVVCWGGHSIGHEEYQYSKEIGHQLGLRGLSIITGCGPGAMKGPMKGATIAHAKQRIKNGRYIGITEPGIIGAEAPNPIVNELVIMPDIEKRLEAFVRSGHGVIVFPGGVGTAEEILYLLGILLHPNNADLPFPVVFTGQKENAEYFEMIDKFIRNALGDEAAAKYEIIIDDPARVAQTMKQGMKDVGTFRRAMQDAYYFNWMLEIDPVFQLPFEPTHASMRALELHRDQPAHLIAANLRKAFSGIVAGNVKENGIRQVQEKGPFEIAGDPTLIEPLEAMLEQFVAQNRMKLPGTTGYQPCYRIVGGPA, encoded by the coding sequence ATGCGCGAACCTACTATCAATGCCCTGGTATCCCCCGAGGGAAGCCTTGAAATCCTTTCCAGCCATGAGGTTAACCGCCTCAAGGACCGCAGCGAAGGGGGCCTTTACCGACTGTTCCGGCAGTGCGCCCTGGCGGTGCTGAACACCGGTGTCGAAACCGATGACTGTAAAGCCCTGATGGAATCCCATGCCGACTTTGACGTTCGGCTGGTGCCTCAGCCCCGGGGCCTGAAACTCGAACTGATCAACGCGCCGGCCCACGCCTTTGTCGATGGCGAAATGCTGCGTGCCATCCGTGAGCATCTGTTTTCCGTCCTGCGGGATATCGTCTACCTGCATTCCATGCCGGACACGGCATCCGGCTTTCGCCGCGACAATCCGGACGATATCACCAACGTGGTGTTCCACATCCTGCGCAACGCCCGGGTGCTGGAACCCGGCCGGCAGCCCGATCTGGTGGTCTGTTGGGGTGGTCACTCCATTGGCCACGAAGAGTACCAGTACAGCAAGGAGATTGGCCATCAGCTCGGCCTGCGCGGGCTGAGCATCATCACCGGCTGCGGCCCCGGCGCCATGAAAGGACCGATGAAAGGCGCCACCATTGCCCACGCCAAACAACGCATCAAGAACGGCCGCTACATCGGCATTACCGAGCCGGGCATCATTGGTGCCGAGGCCCCGAACCCGATCGTGAACGAACTGGTGATCATGCCCGACATTGAAAAACGCCTCGAGGCGTTCGTCCGCAGCGGACACGGTGTCATTGTATTCCCGGGCGGGGTGGGCACGGCCGAGGAAATCCTCTACCTGTTGGGCATTCTGTTGCACCCCAACAACGCCGACCTGCCGTTCCCGGTGGTGTTCACCGGCCAGAAGGAAAATGCCGAATACTTCGAGATGATCGACAAGTTCATCCGCAATGCCCTGGGTGACGAAGCGGCCGCCAAGTACGAAATCATCATCGACGACCCGGCCCGGGTCGCCCAGACCATGAAACAGGGCATGAAGGATGTCGGCACCTTCCGCCGGGCCATGCAGGACGCGTACTACTTTAACTGGATGCTGGAAATCGATCCGGTGTTCCAGCTGCCCTTTGAACCCACCCACGCGAGTATGCGGGCGCTGGAGTTACACCGGGATCAGCCGGCACATCTGATTGCCGCCAATCTGCGCAAGGCGTTCAGCGGCATTGTGGCGGGGAATGTGAAAGAGAATGGCATCCGGCAGGTGCAGGAGAAGGGCCCGTTTGAGATTGCCGGCGACCCCACGCTGATCGAGCCGCTGGAGGCCATGCTGGAACAGTTTGTGGCGCAGAACCGGATGAAGTTACCGGGCACCACTGGCTACCAGCCCTGCTATCGAATCGTCGGCGGGCCGGCCTGA
- a CDS encoding c-type cytochrome translates to MTVKHYAMVGLFTLGTAVSGVAAAADVEAGKAKAAVCAACHGQNGIAQIPTYPNLAGQNEQYLVSALKAYKNKQRSGGQAAIMQGQAAALSDTDIANLAAYYASLPAGGK, encoded by the coding sequence ATGACAGTGAAACACTACGCCATGGTTGGACTTTTCACGCTGGGTACGGCCGTTTCCGGAGTGGCGGCTGCCGCTGACGTGGAAGCTGGCAAGGCAAAGGCTGCGGTATGCGCCGCGTGTCATGGGCAGAACGGCATTGCCCAGATCCCGACCTACCCGAATCTGGCTGGCCAGAATGAGCAGTATCTGGTGTCTGCCCTCAAAGCCTACAAGAACAAGCAGCGTAGCGGCGGGCAAGCCGCCATCATGCAGGGCCAGGCCGCTGCCCTGAGCGACACGGACATCGCCAACCTGGCGGCTTACTACGCCAGCCTGCCGGCCGGCGGCAAGTAA